The following coding sequences are from one Geodermatophilus normandii window:
- a CDS encoding type 1 glutamine amidotransferase domain-containing protein, whose product MAGELDGMKVAVLATDGVEQVELERPWQTLEEAGAEPELVSLGSGTITMYQHIDKGDQRKVDTTVALADPEDYAALVLPGGVINGDFVRADADAVAFVKAFFEADKPVAAICHAPWVLAEADVVRDRRITSWPSLQTDLRNAGATWVDEEVVVDGNLVTSRNPDDLDAFGAAIVEQFAQAGAEDDDEDE is encoded by the coding sequence ATGGCAGGAGAACTGGACGGGATGAAGGTGGCCGTGCTCGCGACCGACGGCGTCGAGCAGGTCGAGCTGGAGCGGCCGTGGCAGACGCTGGAGGAGGCCGGCGCGGAGCCCGAGCTGGTGTCGCTGGGGAGCGGCACGATCACCATGTACCAGCACATCGACAAGGGCGACCAGAGGAAGGTGGACACCACCGTCGCCCTGGCCGACCCCGAGGACTACGCGGCGCTGGTCCTGCCCGGCGGCGTCATCAACGGCGACTTCGTGCGGGCCGACGCCGACGCGGTGGCCTTCGTGAAGGCCTTCTTCGAGGCGGACAAGCCGGTGGCGGCGATCTGCCACGCACCCTGGGTGCTCGCCGAGGCCGACGTCGTCCGCGACCGGCGGATAACGTCGTGGCCCTCGCTGCAGACCGACCTGCGCAACGCGGGCGCCACGTGGGTGGACGAGGAGGTCGTCGTCGACGGCAACCTCGTCACCAGCCGCAACCCCGACGACCTCGACGCGTTCGGCGCGGCGATCGTCGAGCAGTTCGCGCAGGCCGGCGCCGAGGACGACGACGAGGACGAGTGA
- the proC gene encoding pyrroline-5-carboxylate reductase: protein MGPTHTESWENGMAQRQGLAVLGGGKMGEALLAGLVRRSGAEGVVVCERHPERGRELAARYGVDVVGIEEAAARARVLLLAVKPQDLPSLLVLLAPAVDEGHLVVSIAAGISTATIEAALPAGVPVVRVMPNTPALVDEGMSVLSAGASAGEAELDEAEALLSTVGRVARVPEYQQDAVTALSGSGPAYFFYLVEAMVDAGVLLGLPRALTTELVVQTALGSAVMLRESGEHPAQLRDAVSSPGGTTIAGIRELERHSVRSALIAAIEAAAARSVELGRADGSR, encoded by the coding sequence GTGGGTCCGACGCACACCGAGAGCTGGGAGAACGGCATGGCACAGCGGCAGGGCCTGGCGGTCCTCGGCGGCGGCAAGATGGGCGAGGCGCTGCTCGCGGGACTGGTCAGGCGGTCGGGAGCCGAGGGCGTCGTCGTCTGCGAGCGGCACCCGGAGCGGGGGCGCGAGCTCGCGGCGCGCTACGGCGTCGACGTCGTCGGCATCGAGGAGGCCGCCGCCCGGGCGCGGGTGCTGCTCCTGGCGGTCAAGCCGCAGGACCTGCCCTCGCTGCTGGTGCTGCTCGCACCCGCCGTGGACGAGGGGCACCTGGTCGTCAGCATCGCGGCCGGCATCTCCACGGCCACGATCGAGGCGGCGCTGCCGGCCGGTGTGCCGGTGGTGCGGGTCATGCCCAACACCCCGGCCCTCGTCGACGAGGGGATGAGCGTGCTGTCGGCCGGCGCCTCCGCGGGCGAGGCGGAGCTGGACGAGGCCGAGGCGCTGCTGTCGACCGTCGGCCGGGTGGCGCGGGTGCCGGAGTACCAGCAGGACGCGGTGACGGCCCTGTCGGGCAGCGGACCGGCCTACTTCTTCTACCTGGTCGAGGCGATGGTCGACGCCGGCGTGCTGCTCGGCCTGCCCCGGGCGCTCACCACGGAGCTGGTGGTCCAGACCGCGCTGGGGTCAGCGGTGATGCTGCGCGAGTCGGGGGAGCACCCGGCCCAGCTGCGCGACGCGGTGAGCAGCCCGGGCGGCACGACCATCGCCGGCATCCGGGAGCTCGAGCGGCACTCGGTGCGCTCGGCGCTGATCGCGGCCATCGAGGCGGCCGCGGCGCGATCGGTGGAGCTGGGCCGGGCCGACGGGAGCCGGTGA
- a CDS encoding helix-turn-helix domain-containing protein, which yields MTMPQRTNAAYVRPAVPGPRPMARPIPAAAMARPVGPAHPAAMPVGRPAVPQPRAAVTFLTVAEVASMMRVSKMTVYRLVHAGELSAVRVGRSFRVPERAVQDYLRDAYTDIA from the coding sequence ATGACCATGCCCCAGCGCACCAACGCCGCCTACGTCCGCCCGGCCGTCCCCGGCCCGCGGCCCATGGCCCGCCCGATCCCGGCCGCTGCCATGGCCCGCCCGGTCGGCCCGGCCCACCCCGCCGCGATGCCCGTCGGCCGCCCGGCCGTCCCGCAGCCGCGCGCCGCCGTCACCTTCCTGACCGTCGCCGAGGTCGCCAGCATGATGCGCGTCTCGAAGATGACCGTGTACCGCCTCGTGCACGCCGGCGAGCTGTCCGCCGTCCGCGTCGGCCGCTCGTTCCGCGTCCCGGAGCGCGCCGTCCAGGACTACCTGCGCGACGCCTACACCGACATCGCCTGA
- a CDS encoding 30S ribosomal protein bS22: MGSVIKKRRKRMAKKKHRKLLKKTRVQRRNKK; this comes from the coding sequence ATGGGTTCGGTCATCAAGAAGCGCCGCAAGCGGATGGCGAAGAAGAAGCACCGCAAGCTGCTCAAGAAGACCCGCGTTCAGCGTCGCAACAAGAAGTGA
- a CDS encoding NAD-dependent epimerase/dehydratase family protein, translated as MPPAVVLVTGVSRWLGGALAAELARDPAIDRVIGVDTVPPSAELLRRLGRTEFVRADIRNPMIGKVISTAAVDTVVHMNISSTPAGSGGRGPMKELNVIGTMQLLAACQRAPSVRRLVLKSTSAVYGASPRDPAVFTEAMQARRVPSGGFAKDSLDIEGYVRSFARRRPDVGVAVLRFTNFIGPRIDSVLSGFLRMPVVPTALGYDARVQLLHEDDALGVLTQATTGDFAGTVNVGGEGTLLLSQVIRRLGRLQLPVPSPALGSLGRLTRRFGFVDYSPEQMRFLNFGRVVDTTVLRTEFGYTPRYTTAEALADYAHTAPPVIPPELVADVTTRAQQLVARAGSVASSVGTTVHGRLRPAPAPPGLRAVRDA; from the coding sequence GTGCCGCCCGCCGTCGTCCTCGTCACCGGTGTCAGCCGGTGGCTGGGAGGTGCGCTGGCGGCCGAGCTCGCTCGCGACCCGGCCATCGACAGGGTCATCGGGGTCGACACCGTCCCCCCGTCGGCGGAGCTGCTCCGCCGTCTCGGTCGCACCGAGTTCGTGCGCGCCGACATCCGCAACCCGATGATCGGCAAGGTCATCAGCACCGCGGCGGTCGACACCGTCGTGCACATGAACATCAGCTCCACGCCCGCCGGGTCCGGCGGCCGGGGGCCGATGAAGGAGCTCAACGTCATCGGCACGATGCAGCTCCTCGCCGCCTGCCAGCGCGCGCCCTCGGTGCGCCGGCTGGTGCTCAAGTCGACCAGCGCCGTCTACGGCGCCTCGCCGCGCGACCCCGCCGTCTTCACCGAGGCGATGCAGGCCCGGCGGGTGCCCTCGGGCGGGTTCGCCAAGGACAGCCTCGACATCGAGGGCTACGTGCGGTCCTTCGCGCGCCGCCGCCCCGACGTCGGGGTCGCCGTCCTGCGGTTCACCAACTTCATCGGCCCGCGCATCGACTCCGTGCTGTCCGGGTTCCTGCGCATGCCGGTCGTCCCGACCGCGCTGGGCTACGACGCCCGCGTCCAGCTGCTGCACGAGGACGACGCGCTGGGCGTGCTCACCCAGGCCACCACCGGGGACTTCGCCGGCACCGTCAACGTCGGGGGAGAGGGCACGTTGCTCCTGTCGCAGGTCATCCGCCGGCTGGGCCGCCTGCAGCTGCCGGTGCCCTCGCCGGCGCTCGGCTCCCTGGGCCGGCTCACCCGGCGCTTCGGCTTCGTGGACTACTCCCCCGAGCAGATGCGCTTCCTCAACTTCGGCCGCGTCGTCGACACCACGGTGCTGCGCACCGAGTTCGGCTACACGCCCCGCTACACCACCGCCGAGGCCCTGGCCGACTACGCGCACACCGCACCGCCCGTGATCCCGCCGGAGCTCGTGGCCGACGTGACCACGCGGGCCCAGCAGCTCGTCGCGCGCGCCGGGTCGGTCGCCTCCTCGGTGGGGACGACGGTGCACGGGCGGCTGCGGCCCGCGCCGGCGCCGCCGGGCCTGCGGGCGGTGCGCGATGCCTGA
- a CDS encoding lysophospholipid acyltransferase family protein — translation MPEARVIRLRPDDDGQPHVPQPPDPGWDEQVAGGLDFLRRRLTGEYETDEFGFDTDLTDHVLLPALRPLFSRWFRVETHGVENVPSDGGALVVANHSGTVPVDALMTTVALHDDHPAQRRFRLLGADLVFDLPVVGSLARKFGATLACSEDAERLLCADELVGVFPEGFKGIGKPFRERYTLQRFGRGGFVTAALRTGKPIIPCAIVGAEEIYPMIGNAKTLARLLGLPYFPVTPTFPALGPLGLVPLPSKWLIAFGEPIETAHYGPAAAEDPMLVFNLTDQVRETIQQSIYRLLLQRSSVFS, via the coding sequence ATGCCTGAGGCCCGCGTCATCCGGCTGCGTCCCGACGACGACGGGCAGCCGCACGTCCCGCAGCCGCCGGACCCCGGCTGGGACGAACAGGTGGCCGGCGGGCTGGACTTCCTCCGCAGGCGGCTGACCGGCGAGTACGAGACGGACGAGTTCGGCTTCGACACCGACCTCACCGACCACGTGCTGCTGCCGGCCCTGCGGCCGCTGTTCTCCCGGTGGTTCCGGGTCGAGACCCACGGCGTGGAGAACGTCCCCAGCGACGGCGGGGCGCTGGTGGTGGCCAACCACTCCGGCACGGTCCCGGTCGACGCGCTCATGACCACCGTCGCGCTGCACGACGACCACCCCGCGCAGCGCAGGTTCCGGCTGCTCGGCGCCGACCTGGTGTTCGACCTCCCGGTGGTGGGCTCCCTGGCGCGCAAGTTCGGCGCCACGCTCGCCTGCAGCGAGGACGCCGAGCGACTACTGTGCGCCGACGAACTGGTCGGCGTCTTCCCGGAGGGCTTCAAGGGCATCGGCAAGCCCTTCCGCGAGCGGTACACCCTGCAGCGGTTCGGCCGAGGTGGTTTCGTCACGGCGGCTCTACGCACCGGCAAGCCGATCATCCCGTGCGCCATCGTCGGCGCCGAGGAGATCTACCCGATGATCGGCAACGCGAAGACGCTCGCGCGGCTGCTCGGGCTGCCCTACTTCCCGGTGACGCCGACGTTCCCCGCGCTCGGACCGCTCGGGCTGGTGCCGCTGCCGTCGAAGTGGCTCATCGCCTTCGGGGAGCCGATCGAGACGGCGCACTACGGCCCCGCGGCCGCCGAGGACCCGATGCTGGTGTTCAACCTGACCGACCAGGTCCGCGAGACCATCCAGCAGTCGATCTACCGGCTCCTCCTGCAGCGCAGCTCCGTCTTCAGCTGA
- a CDS encoding HAD-IB family hydrolase yields the protein MSDRHDAAGASRRASVHGREAALEDRLRALATDLDDEPSPDFRAATRARLVAMAAVRSPEPEPEPRRGLARLRAARPGRRPAWRARLAAGVAGAAVAVTALGSLVALSTDAEPGDALYGLKRGTEQTQLALAGDERGLTLLEFATTRLRELDRLVDGSATAPPADLVLDTLATMDAQTSEGAALVLTQAVAGGDAGPLSVLSGWAQDQGDGLAGLQAALPADAGDAATRSLGLLGAVGTRAADLEAALDCPTGPAVAGADDLGPCPRPARPRDAGPLRPGRAARSDRRPEARSRTGRPPRRRPRRRPPPRVHPRPRPPPAGLRRLRRHGTRRRQRALRRGQRTHDVPVRTDRGPADPGADAPAPPGTAARRRLPPRRPARSPTPWACAAWCPSCAEVRLRLPGGRSVVSPGAAREAAGPPQGREPVPGLPFRGRRKQDAGAPTEDEIRAHVAGAASAAAAEVEPVPTVVADRTAAAFFDVDNTMMMGASLFWFARGLASRKYLTSRDIARFAWQQAKFRVAGNESAGDMLTIRETALAFVAGREVSEIVDAGEEIYDELMADRIWSGTRNLAQQHLDAGQRVWLVTATPVELARIIAHRLGLTGALGTVAEVVDGCYTGRLVGELMHGEAKAEAVRALAEREGLDLARCTAYSDSANDLPMLTLTGTAVAVNPDTELRAVARSRDWTIRDFRTGRKAARIGVPTVAAAALTGGAVGGALAFRRRRLL from the coding sequence GTGAGCGACCGGCACGACGCCGCGGGGGCGTCCCGCCGCGCGTCCGTGCACGGGCGCGAGGCGGCCCTCGAGGACCGGCTGCGCGCGCTCGCCACCGACCTCGACGACGAGCCGTCGCCGGACTTCCGCGCCGCCACCCGCGCCCGGCTGGTGGCGATGGCCGCCGTCCGCTCGCCCGAGCCCGAGCCGGAGCCCCGCCGCGGCCTGGCGCGACTGCGGGCGGCCCGGCCGGGACGCCGTCCGGCCTGGCGGGCCCGGCTCGCCGCCGGCGTCGCCGGTGCGGCCGTGGCGGTCACGGCGCTGGGCAGCCTGGTCGCGCTGTCCACCGACGCCGAGCCGGGGGACGCGCTCTACGGCCTCAAGCGGGGCACCGAGCAGACCCAGCTCGCGCTGGCCGGCGACGAGCGGGGGCTGACCCTGCTGGAGTTCGCCACCACCAGGCTGCGGGAGCTCGACCGGCTGGTCGACGGCTCCGCGACGGCGCCGCCGGCGGACCTGGTGCTCGACACCCTCGCCACCATGGACGCCCAGACCTCCGAGGGCGCCGCCCTGGTGCTCACGCAGGCGGTGGCCGGCGGCGACGCCGGCCCGCTGTCGGTCCTCAGCGGCTGGGCGCAGGACCAGGGCGACGGCCTCGCCGGCCTGCAGGCCGCCCTGCCCGCCGACGCCGGGGACGCGGCCACCCGCTCCCTGGGGCTGCTCGGTGCGGTCGGCACCCGCGCGGCGGACCTGGAGGCGGCCCTGGACTGCCCCACCGGCCCCGCGGTCGCCGGCGCCGACGACCTCGGCCCGTGCCCGCGCCCTGCGCGGCCCCGCGACGCCGGACCCCTCCGCCCCGGCCGCGCCGCCCGCTCCGACCGCCGGCCCGAGGCCCGGTCACGGACGGGCCGGCCGCCCCGTCGTCGCCCGCGCCGTCGTCCCCCCCCTCGGGTGCACCCGCGGCCCCGCCCTCCTCCGGCGGGGCTCCGCCGGCTCCGGCGGCACGGCACCCGGCGGCGGCAGCGCGCCCTCCGGCGGGGGCAGCGCACCCACGACGTCCCCGTCCGCACCGACCGGGGGCCTGCCGATCCCGGCGCCGACGCTCCCGCTCCCCCGGGGACGGCAGCGCGCCGGCGACTCCCACCGCGCCGTCCGGCCCGCTCCCCGACCCCCTGGGCGTGTGCCGCCTGGTGCCCGTCCTGTGCTGAGGTCCGGCTCCGGCTCCCGGGCGGCCGCTCGGTAGTGTCGCCGGGTGCCGCCCGGGAGGCGGCGGGACCACCCCAGGGGAGGGAGCCCGTGCCGGGTCTGCCGTTCCGCGGCCGCCGCAAGCAGGACGCCGGGGCACCGACCGAGGACGAGATCCGCGCGCACGTCGCGGGCGCCGCGTCCGCGGCCGCCGCCGAGGTCGAGCCGGTCCCGACCGTGGTGGCCGACCGCACCGCCGCCGCGTTCTTCGACGTCGACAACACGATGATGATGGGCGCCTCGCTGTTCTGGTTCGCCCGCGGCCTGGCCTCCCGCAAGTACCTGACCTCCCGGGACATCGCGCGCTTCGCGTGGCAGCAGGCGAAGTTCCGCGTCGCCGGCAACGAGAGCGCCGGCGACATGCTCACCATCCGCGAGACCGCGCTGGCCTTCGTCGCCGGCCGCGAGGTGTCGGAGATCGTCGACGCCGGCGAGGAGATCTACGACGAGCTCATGGCCGACCGGATCTGGTCGGGCACCCGCAACCTCGCCCAGCAGCACCTCGACGCCGGGCAGCGGGTCTGGCTGGTCACCGCGACGCCGGTCGAGCTGGCGCGGATCATCGCCCACCGCCTGGGACTCACCGGCGCGCTGGGCACGGTGGCCGAGGTCGTCGACGGCTGCTACACCGGCCGGCTGGTCGGCGAGCTCATGCACGGGGAGGCCAAGGCCGAGGCGGTGCGGGCGCTGGCCGAGCGGGAGGGGCTGGACCTCGCGCGCTGCACCGCCTACAGCGACTCGGCCAACGACCTGCCGATGCTCACGCTCACCGGGACGGCGGTCGCGGTGAACCCCGACACCGAGCTGCGCGCCGTCGCCCGCTCCCGCGACTGGACCATCCGCGACTTCCGCACCGGCCGCAAGGCCGCCCGGATCGGCGTCCCGACCGTCGCCGCGGCGGCCCTCACCGGCGGCGCCGTCGGCGGCGCCCTCGCCTTCCGCCGCAGGCGCCTGCTCTGA
- a CDS encoding sigma-70 family RNA polymerase sigma factor: MPAVPASAGDRLEPDVVAGPAPEAVPGTEEDDAVLAEELAALEQDLPGDRVDVWGLVRQAQDGDAEAFGRLYDHYVTLVHRYVLHRVGDRAQAEDFTSETFVRALRRIDSLSFQGRDVGAWLVTIARNIIRDHVKSSRFRLEVTTADMRDADQATDGPEDAVVARLTNEQLLACVRQLGSEQQECISLRFLQGLSVSETAAVMGKKDGAVKALQHRAVRRLAALLPEGLR; encoded by the coding sequence GTGCCCGCGGTGCCGGCGTCCGCCGGGGACCGGCTCGAGCCGGACGTCGTCGCCGGCCCCGCTCCGGAGGCCGTCCCGGGGACCGAGGAGGACGACGCCGTCCTCGCCGAGGAGCTGGCGGCGCTCGAGCAGGACCTGCCCGGCGACCGGGTCGACGTCTGGGGGCTGGTCCGGCAGGCGCAGGACGGCGACGCCGAGGCGTTCGGGCGCCTCTACGACCACTACGTGACTCTGGTCCACCGCTACGTCCTGCACCGGGTGGGCGACCGCGCGCAGGCCGAGGACTTCACCAGCGAGACGTTCGTCCGCGCGCTGCGCCGCATCGACTCGCTGTCCTTCCAGGGCCGCGACGTCGGCGCCTGGCTGGTGACGATCGCGCGCAACATCATCCGCGACCACGTGAAGAGCAGCCGGTTCCGGCTCGAGGTCACCACCGCGGACATGCGCGACGCCGACCAGGCCACCGACGGGCCCGAGGACGCCGTCGTCGCCCGCCTGACCAACGAGCAGCTGCTCGCGTGCGTCCGCCAGCTGGGCAGCGAGCAGCAGGAGTGCATCTCGCTGCGCTTCCTGCAGGGCCTGTCGGTGTCGGAGACCGCGGCGGTCATGGGCAAGAAGGACGGCGCGGTCAAGGCGCTGCAGCACCGCGCGGTGCGGCGGCTGGCCGCCCTGCTGCCGGAGGGGCTCCGGTGA
- a CDS encoding AMP-binding protein: MTPPGTGMSTPTGLAALVRAAAGERPEAPAVVDGGTRLSWRELDALVDRAAAGYAARGLAAGDRVAVQLPNGVDWLRAVLGALRAGLVVVPVNTGYTDPELAHLLTDSGAALLVAAADRPAPGGVPVVAGPPDGDGPPPVDPDDPDALSFLAYTSGTTGRPRGAMLTAGALRANQQQCLAMQPPPVRPDDRVLLVLPLFHVYGLNAGFGLVAATGACAVLQPAFDPRASLEVMEREQVTAVPGAPPMYQAWLAVADADGSDAGLRRAFAAVRIASSGAAPLPQETWTAMRDRAAVRVWEGYGLTEACPVVASTLATGRAKPACIGGPVPGVEVALRGAAGDVEEEGPGELFVRGANLFAGFWPDGADGPDDDGWLTTGDLAYRDRDGDLHLVDRRSDLVLVSGFNVYPAEVERVLDAHPAVTESAVIGLPDARTGAAVRAVVVLAPGAQATAEELRAHAASALARYKVPTSITFRPELPHSLTGKVSRARLRELGLPAVDEDVP, translated from the coding sequence GTGACCCCGCCGGGAACCGGGATGTCGACCCCGACGGGGCTGGCCGCCCTCGTGCGCGCCGCGGCCGGGGAGCGACCCGAGGCCCCCGCCGTCGTCGACGGCGGGACGCGGCTGTCCTGGCGCGAGCTCGACGCGCTCGTCGACCGCGCCGCCGCCGGGTACGCCGCCCGCGGGCTGGCGGCGGGGGACCGGGTGGCGGTGCAGCTCCCCAACGGCGTCGACTGGCTGCGGGCGGTGCTCGGCGCCCTGCGCGCCGGGCTCGTCGTCGTCCCGGTGAACACCGGCTACACCGACCCCGAGCTCGCGCACCTGCTCACCGACTCCGGCGCCGCCCTGCTGGTCGCGGCCGCCGACCGCCCCGCGCCGGGCGGCGTCCCCGTGGTGGCCGGACCACCCGACGGCGACGGCCCGCCGCCCGTGGACCCCGACGACCCCGACGCGCTGTCGTTCCTGGCCTACACCAGCGGCACCACCGGCCGGCCCCGCGGCGCGATGCTCACCGCGGGGGCGCTGCGCGCCAACCAGCAGCAGTGCCTGGCGATGCAGCCGCCGCCGGTCCGCCCCGACGACCGCGTGCTCCTGGTCCTGCCGCTCTTCCACGTCTACGGCCTCAACGCCGGCTTCGGCCTGGTGGCGGCGACCGGCGCGTGCGCCGTGCTGCAGCCGGCCTTCGACCCGCGGGCGTCGCTGGAGGTCATGGAGCGCGAGCAGGTCACCGCGGTCCCGGGCGCGCCGCCGATGTACCAGGCCTGGCTGGCCGTCGCCGACGCCGACGGCAGCGACGCCGGGCTGCGGCGGGCGTTCGCCGCGGTCCGCATCGCCTCCTCGGGTGCCGCGCCGCTGCCGCAGGAGACCTGGACGGCGATGCGCGACCGCGCCGCCGTCCGGGTGTGGGAGGGCTACGGCCTCACCGAGGCCTGCCCGGTGGTGGCCAGCACCCTGGCGACCGGCCGCGCCAAGCCCGCCTGCATCGGCGGCCCGGTGCCCGGCGTCGAGGTCGCCCTGCGCGGAGCGGCGGGCGACGTCGAGGAGGAGGGGCCGGGGGAGCTGTTCGTGCGCGGGGCCAACCTGTTCGCCGGGTTCTGGCCCGACGGCGCCGACGGCCCCGACGACGACGGCTGGCTGACCACCGGCGACCTCGCCTACCGCGACCGCGACGGCGACCTGCACCTGGTCGACCGGCGCAGCGACCTCGTGCTGGTCAGCGGCTTCAACGTCTACCCGGCCGAGGTGGAGCGGGTGCTCGACGCCCACCCCGCCGTCACCGAGAGCGCGGTCATCGGGCTCCCCGACGCCCGGACCGGGGCGGCCGTGCGGGCCGTCGTCGTCCTGGCGCCGGGCGCGCAGGCGACCGCCGAGGAGCTGCGGGCCCACGCCGCCTCCGCCCTGGCGCGCTACAAGGTGCCGACGTCGATCACCTTCCGGCCGGAGCTGCCGCACTCGCTGACGGGCAAGGTGAGCCGGGCGCGGCTGCGCGAGCTCGGGCTGCCGGCGGTCGACGAGGACGTCCCGTGA
- a CDS encoding glutaredoxin family protein codes for MTGPAERLELLTRAGCHLCVTAAETLGRIAAEAGVGTREVDVDADPELQAEYGDRVPVVLLDGREHSYFTVDVPRLRRDLGIG; via the coding sequence GTGACCGGGCCCGCCGAGCGGCTGGAGCTGCTGACCCGCGCCGGCTGCCACCTGTGCGTCACCGCGGCCGAGACGCTGGGGCGGATCGCCGCCGAGGCGGGCGTGGGCACCCGCGAGGTCGACGTCGACGCCGACCCGGAGCTGCAGGCCGAGTACGGCGACCGCGTGCCGGTGGTGCTGCTCGACGGTCGCGAGCACTCCTACTTCACCGTCGACGTCCCCCGCCTGCGCCGCGACCTCGGGATCGGCTAG
- a CDS encoding redox-sensing transcriptional repressor Rex, translating into MQSRPRIPEATVARLAVYLRVLTGLADSGRGTVSSGELASAAGVNPAGLRKDLSHLGPCGTRGVGYEVSTLRDRIAGVLGMETAHACVLVGIGNLGSALAGYGGFGNRGFEFVGLFDASPARVGQRIGDLPIRPMEELDAVLTATRATIGVIATPAEVAQRVCDRLTSAGVRSILNFAPVTLSAPAGVGVRQVDLSVELQVLAFLDKQRGPAASPLGTALAPAGGMA; encoded by the coding sequence ATGCAGTCGCGGCCCCGGATCCCGGAGGCCACCGTCGCCCGGCTGGCCGTGTACCTGCGGGTGCTCACCGGACTCGCCGACAGCGGCCGCGGCACCGTCTCCTCCGGAGAGCTCGCCTCCGCGGCCGGCGTCAACCCCGCCGGGCTGCGCAAGGACCTCTCCCACCTCGGCCCCTGCGGCACCCGCGGGGTCGGGTACGAGGTGTCCACCCTGCGCGACCGCATCGCGGGCGTGCTGGGCATGGAGACCGCCCACGCCTGCGTCCTCGTCGGGATCGGCAACCTCGGGTCGGCGCTGGCCGGCTACGGCGGGTTCGGCAACCGCGGCTTCGAGTTCGTCGGCCTCTTCGACGCCTCGCCGGCCCGGGTGGGGCAGCGGATCGGCGACCTGCCGATCCGGCCCATGGAGGAGCTCGACGCGGTCCTCACCGCGACGCGGGCGACGATCGGGGTCATCGCGACGCCGGCCGAGGTGGCGCAGCGGGTCTGCGACCGGCTGACCTCGGCCGGGGTGAGGAGCATCTTGAACTTCGCGCCGGTGACGCTGTCCGCGCCCGCCGGGGTCGGCGTCCGCCAGGTCGACCTGTCCGTCGAGCTGCAGGTGCTCGCCTTCCTCGACAAGCAGCGGGGCCCGGCCGCCTCGCCGCTCGGGACGGCGCTCGCCCCCGCCGGGGGGATGGCATGA
- a CDS encoding glutamyl-tRNA reductase codes for MSLLAVGISHRTAPVALLEQVAMSADDKVKALHELVRSDHVSEALVLATCNRVEVFAEVDRFHGGVAEVSRVLARQAGASVEELSPYVTVHYEDQAVAHLFTVAAGLDSMVVGETQVLGQLRAAYALAQEEGAVGRALHPVAQHALRVGKRVHAETGIDRAGANLVTVSLDHAEQRVGPLAGRPALVVGAGSMGALAATTLSRRGALVTVASRSPESAARLAAAVDGGTAELADLQQAVADADVVVTCTGATGLVVGTDVVAGAMAARAGRPLAVVDLALPRDVDPGVAALPGVHLVDLALLQGERSAAGGTGPVAADDVSAAHALIEAETALLRAEQQAAAVAPTVSALRSQAAEVVDAELLRLSTRLPDLDARARSEIARTVRRVVDKLLHEPTVRVKELAGTPGGVDYADALRALFGLGIDTDVPADGGRLAEAVAVDPDDLRPGGAA; via the coding sequence ATGAGCCTGCTCGCCGTCGGCATCAGCCACCGGACCGCGCCGGTCGCGCTGCTCGAGCAGGTCGCGATGAGCGCGGACGACAAGGTCAAGGCCCTGCACGAGCTGGTCCGGAGCGACCACGTCAGCGAGGCGCTGGTCCTCGCCACCTGCAACCGGGTCGAGGTCTTCGCGGAGGTCGACCGCTTCCACGGCGGCGTCGCCGAGGTCAGCCGCGTGCTGGCCCGCCAGGCCGGCGCCAGCGTCGAGGAGCTCTCGCCCTACGTCACCGTCCACTACGAGGACCAGGCCGTCGCCCACCTGTTCACCGTGGCCGCGGGCCTGGACTCGATGGTGGTCGGCGAGACGCAGGTCCTCGGCCAGCTGCGCGCCGCCTACGCCCTCGCGCAGGAGGAGGGCGCGGTCGGCCGCGCGCTGCACCCGGTCGCCCAGCACGCCCTGCGCGTGGGCAAGCGGGTGCACGCCGAGACCGGCATCGACCGCGCCGGCGCCAACCTGGTCACCGTCTCCCTCGACCACGCCGAGCAGCGGGTCGGCCCACTCGCCGGCCGCCCCGCGCTGGTGGTCGGCGCGGGCTCGATGGGCGCGCTGGCCGCCACCACGCTGTCCCGCCGCGGGGCGCTGGTCACCGTCGCCAGCCGCTCGCCGGAGTCGGCCGCCCGGCTCGCCGCCGCCGTCGACGGCGGCACCGCCGAGCTCGCCGACCTGCAGCAGGCCGTCGCCGACGCCGACGTCGTGGTCACCTGCACCGGCGCCACCGGCCTGGTCGTCGGCACCGACGTCGTCGCCGGCGCGATGGCCGCCCGCGCCGGCCGGCCGCTGGCCGTCGTCGACCTGGCGCTGCCCCGCGACGTCGACCCCGGCGTCGCCGCGCTGCCGGGCGTGCACCTGGTGGACCTGGCGCTGCTGCAGGGCGAGCGCTCGGCCGCCGGCGGCACCGGCCCCGTCGCCGCCGACGACGTCTCGGCCGCGCACGCGCTCATCGAGGCCGAGACGGCGCTGCTGCGCGCCGAGCAGCAGGCCGCCGCCGTCGCCCCGACCGTCTCCGCGCTGCGCAGCCAGGCCGCCGAGGTCGTCGACGCCGAGCTGCTGCGGCTGTCCACCCGGCTGCCCGACCTCGACGCCCGCGCGCGCAGCGAGATCGCCCGCACCGTGCGCCGCGTCGTCGACAAGCTGCTGCACGAGCCGACCGTGCGGGTCAAGGAGCTCGCCGGCACCCCTGGCGGTGTGGACTACGCCGACGCGCTGCGGGCGCTGTTCGGCCTCGGCATCGACACCGACGTCCCCGCCGACGGCGGGCGGCTGGCCGAGGCGGTCGCCGTCGACCCCGACGACCTGCGCCCGGGCGGTGCGGCATGA